From Calliphora vicina chromosome 3, idCalVici1.1, whole genome shotgun sequence:
cgcatccattaaagatgatttaaataaaacgcaactcatttacaaattaaaatactatgtatcggttatgcggtttggtatacaatattaaaagaacatggtgtaaaacattacccgccaattttttcGATGGATTGTTTATGGGTGTTttctctttttcccaaatttctctaaaacttaaaagacttttttactttcatggatgtaaacctaacactagtaaaacaccagctgaaaactgttccaatcgaattcagattctaaaaattatagtcaaataaaaaataggtataccacattacccgaacttacttgGGATGAACCAACTTTAAGTACGACTTGACAAAGAGAAAGccttaagattttattttattttcttttatttcaaaaatgttaaatcttcgactaattcgattaattttaaatgtgtaatCAAATTATTCTACCAATAtcgaacaaaagaaaaatcgaataatttggatAGTATAGTGTTGTATGTAACTTTATattctaatttaaaatgtttttaatgacGCATGTCATGGTAGTTACCATTGTGAGAGTTCATGAGATAATTATATTGAGTGGATAATGGTTCAGAGGGTTGCTCATGGTGATCGTCTGAAGCAATTTCCTGCGATCTATAATTGGGATACGATGATCGGTATTGGGTATTGTAGTTGGGGTATTGTCGATAACTGGGATATGATGATTGATAAGCATGATGTTGGTAGTTGGAATAGGGTCGAGGAGTAGTTGTAGAAGTCGTTGTTGTAATTGTGATTTTGGTAATTGTGTCATTGGCTTTGGTCGTGTTAAAATAATCGGGATACAAATTAGGAACTGGTATACCCTCTCCAAAATGGTAATCCAATTCTAGTTTACTTTCATGTGTATTGGTAAAACGTAAGAAAGGTCCATATTCGGATGATACGTTTGGCCATATGCCGTTATTCAAATTGGGTACGCCATGTGTGGCAAAATTTACCCACATTGTAACCATAGCCCTTGCCATCGTCTTGTCCTCTGGATTGAGTTGACTAACCTCGATAGGATATGGAAACAGAAAGATATTGTCGTCACTTAAAGTagcatcaatttcaaatggCAAAGGATTTTGCAAGTGCCCAAAACGATGATATTCACCACGATAATCAAAGCAGTACATGTAAGTCGAGTGTTTTTTGGATGTATAACGTATACTATCTATGATAGGACCACGATACAAAATCAAGTTAATCAACTGAAAATAATGTTGAAATAaatgttgttaattaaaaatctGTTTGAATTTTAACATACGCCTACCTCCAGCAATTTTTGCACTAAACTGCTAACAGATGGATTGCGATGGTCTTCAGCAGTGAAAATGTGTTGAAGAGCCCATTGTTTCCATAACGCGTAATGTCTAGGTTTAGTTGTATGTTTCAAAACCACATTAATATAATCCGATATGTTTCTGGAGCGTAATTGAACAAGCTGATCATAGAATCCTAAAGTATAAACACTAATTATTTGTTTCCGCACTAACATGAGAGCATTACGAATATCAAAAGGAAAGAGAAGGTCATGGGAATGATTCCATCATTCGAATGAGTACTTACTGGACATAATAAAAGCCCCAGCATCTTTTGTCACGCCTACAATCAATGGTTTGGTGTTATTGGCAACCATGGAGGCAGGATGTTGAGGCAAATATCCAAGTTTGTCACCTACAATCAGTTTGAAACCATTCACAAATTGTAAACCTCTAAGTTCATTGTTTTCCTAAGAGATATCAAAAATCAAATATGAActtaattaaaagaaatgtttgATGTGCACGTTGagtatttcatacaaaatatcttttaaaataattcagaagATCCGAGGTACTCATACGTTCGAAGCAGGATACTAAGCCTTCAATGGTTCGACTAGGCGGACAACGAGCGTAATGAGCAAAGCTGCGTAAAGTTCCCAAGGGTTGGTCGTCCAGAAAGTACGGATTCAAAGCTGTGCCGGACTGTAGAATTAATTTATGGAATAAACCTTCGGCCTGAAATCCAGATTAAGCGATCATTCACAAAATGATATTTCTATTATAATATcgattattttatatgaaataccTTGCCACTTAAGCTCAGTGCATGTATCAATGTGGCACCACCCGATTGGCCCATTAGCGTTACTTGTTCCGGATTGCCATTAAAACTTCTAATATATTGTTGTATCCACTCCAAAGCCATTTGAATGTCAGACAAGGCCACATTTCCTGGCATATCATTTGTTAACGTAGACAAATAACCGAAAGGTGCTAAGCGATAATTTATGGTTACCAAAACAATGtcattttccaaaaagtagtCTGGTTGACCTTCCGCGGCACTGCCATCAAACAACATTTCACCATGTACAAATACCAAAACAGGATATGAACCCGATTTCTAAAAAGCAATACAATATGTTTGTTTAATTGCTTTAAATATGTACTGGTAGTAAAACTCTTACCGCTGGAGTGAACACGTTCAGTGTTAAACAATCATCTACGTTTTCAGAACGACTCTCCTTTACTTTAATAGCCTCCAAATCGGGGAACTGAGGACAGTTCGATGGTTCCTTAGTAGCGtcgattaaattttcatttaattcgaGGGATACAGCTTTCTAAAATTGATTCAGGtcatttcaattttgaatatttattaatgACATGCATGGTTTACCTGAAATCTACCTAGACCTGGTTTAACAGTACCGTATTTTAAACCTAAGTAGGCACTTACAGgtctattttttataattttaaaagtattttgacCACGAACTAAACCTAAACGAGGCACCAATATAACATTCGGATCCTGCGGTGGAGGTGGATTTTGTTCTGGACGTGGTTGATACACCTTAGGTTGTTGGAAATCAGAAGAAATTTGTTCCTCGTCACGATTTGGTTGGAATGTACGATGATTTGATTCTTCACCATAATTTTGGGCATCATATGCTCCTGTTTGGTGATGCATTTGCCTCTCATACACATCATCGTTACTGCGAGGCTGTGATGTTCCATAATGTGACTGTGTATCTAAAGGATGATGGTCGTTATAATTTTCTGGGTCATCATAATCATCGTAGGCATTAAAGTTCTGTTGACCCCAACATTGCTGCAGTACTAAAGCCAATacaaataaacgtttaaatatgtttgttttaataaactTCCGATCCATGTTGCTGCTACCATTGAACAAATGAAACTGATTTCAATTCAATACATTTAGCGATTAACAAATCTTTGAAGTATTATTCAAGTCTCCTGCTTCTATGATCATATTAATGTTGCAATATTCTTGTTCTGGattcaaaaactcaaaaaaagtaCACGCACTTACTCGTACATATTTACATTATACATGCTTATATATGAATGAGTACAAATTAACAGACAGATGTTGAGGAAGCCCTTTTGGGGTCAGACTTAATCTATGaatctatttaaatattgatatgAACGAAGTAAACTGAAACTACATTcacctacataaatatgtacgagtaaatatttatgtatttaaaaaaataaactcagAATTTTTAAGATCTCATTTGTTATCAATGCTTTCAATGCTTTAATGAGCATATTCATgagattatttaaacaaatcaaaTTAATATTCACACAAGTAAACAAATGTGAGTTTttattagggatataactttttaaattttaaatagcgTTGAAGTAAcgtgttttaaaattgtataaaacaaattgcactatacaacaatataaaatttgttcgtAAATTACAAGGTGCAAccaataaagtttaaatttaactaaaattcactaatatctctattattttacctacGATAGCAAATgtggataggaagtattcattaattacatttttttagctctaggcaattccacttcattaccatacaatgtccagcatatggtttcttatgccgattaacaataagaatgtgccagagttgggaaactttaaccccctcaaatgaaattcagatgtaaactttcaaaacgcagatacacgtgtctttttaaTAGCAACCTAAGTTGGATTATATGTAGCggttatattgatgtatcaatcaatttggaaaatttatttaaacagacagacggacatggctatatagtttccgctctatgtgtttctctatgatttatactacaacaaatactataaattagtttttgtttactaATACACTTTCAGTACATAagttcccagcagttaagcaagttgtctatgtatcccttaaagacagtaattgtcacaaatgtcttatcgcttggctgactccaattaatatattttggtcatttgacacgtatgtgctctttgtagtgcagagagaaaacaattggttactttatacatcccaagtaatctagcgtgaagacaattgtcacttaagtgtctctaagtaatctggagtgtagtcactttaaactttagtgtctcttagtaacctatagtgaagtcacttaaaacgtttattttgtgctgcactttagaaagcaaTCCATTGGAGAGTTATCGGAGAAAGGTTTGCTTACAagcaattaatttattaaactgtctatgatatgtctttttagctgactatttgaggtcaattagcatccgtacatgttaaaataactagttatgtagctgatcaagtaaccagtttggtagctagtaaggtaactgacgctatgcaaccagtatgtgaatccaatgctttGACTACTTTGGATCCAAAAAGGCTTAGGACatacacgtgttaaaataactagtctaAATGATGggaaaatcactagttcggcactgtctcctagaactgctgggttgttTGACAAATTATTTCTTGCTAAGCCCATAGGGTGCTTTAAATAAGGTATTGCTATAATCATTATCACAGTAATTGTTTTTGtacttttagatttttttgcgaccagatatttttgattttcacttTCGTAAGAAATTAAACTCTGTGAAGTGACGGTATTCATAATGTAGATAACTTTAGTACTCATTGAACAGATAAATAGTTTCGAAATCACTAATACCCCATTTACACCTATGTACATAAGTCGAAATAATATTTCGAGTAGAATAAAACCTAAccgtatacacataaaatttggacaatttttatAGCTTTGCTTTGACAACTGAAATCAAGGACAATCaagtaaacaattattttttttaaattgttttattatttttgattttcatattttttttttttgttgtaaaatttgtaaaatgtaataaatttggcAAAATAACACTACAAACTAGATTTTAATTTGCATGGGAAATTAATCTAGTAAAATAAATCTAGTGAGCGACGATATATTACACCATTTACATCTAACACGAAATCTCGTTCAAATGAGATTTCGAGCAAATGCTCCAAcactttttattgttttatagatttttttttataatatgtgcTATTCACAACAATCAGGGTTGATTTTTACTAGTATATTATTTAGTATGTATTTTAGCAGATAAGAGAATCCTTGACAACAAATTTAAGAGAATGCATTTCGAAAGTTTCATATATGCTTGCCTTTTTAAAAGGATGTGTTAATGGAGACAATACTTCAGTTACGAGTTACGATTGACATAGAACGGTACGAGACAAACAAACAATCAAATTAAACGAACGGGATACTTTCAAAactatgtaataaaaaaaatttattaaataaataataaaataaacgtaTTCACATTTGTGCACCATTAAAgaggaataaaacaaaaactaagttCAACACTTAATtcttaacaaaagaaaaaatataacacaacatacaaatttaaatatataaaaatatttaaaaaaaatacggtcacttaaaaaattatacttcaTAGTGTGTGagagaaattaaattaatgtgttGGCTCgcttaaaaaaaggaaattctttaatatattaaatgttCTAAAAACTACAGATACCATgacttaataattaaaaataaaacaaatatttcaaactgaATGAAAATGTAATAAAGGTAATTCTTATGAAAATGTTCAtcaaatttgcaataaaaatttgttttttttcaaagaaaaaaaaaaaaataagaaaaaatacaaataccaaCCCCTATTACTATTAATAAAT
This genomic window contains:
- the Glt gene encoding glutactin — its product is MDRKFIKTNIFKRLFVLALVLQQCWGQQNFNAYDDYDDPENYNDHHPLDTQSHYGTSQPRSNDDVYERQMHHQTGAYDAQNYGEESNHRTFQPNRDEEQISSDFQQPKVYQPRPEQNPPPPQDPNVILVPRLGLVRGQNTFKIIKNRPVSAYLGLKYGTVKPGLGRFQKAVSLELNENLIDATKEPSNCPQFPDLEAIKVKESRSENVDDCLTLNVFTPAKSGSYPVLVFVHGEMLFDGSAAEGQPDYFLENDIVLVTINYRLAPFGYLSTLTNDMPGNVALSDIQMALEWIQQYIRSFNGNPEQVTLMGQSGGATLIHALSLSGKAEGLFHKLILQSGTALNPYFLDDQPLGTLRSFAHYARCPPSRTIEGLVSCFERMSTSDLLNYFKRYFENNELRGLQFVNGFKLIVGDKLGYLPQHPASMVANNTKPLIVGVTKDAGAFIMSRFYDQLVQLRSRNISDYINVVLKHTTKPRHYALWKQWALQHIFTAEDHRNPSVSSLVQKLLELINLILYRGPIIDSIRYTSKKHSTYMYCFDYRGEYHRFGHLQNPLPFEIDATLSDDNIFLFPYPIEVSQLNPEDKTMARAMVTMWVNFATHGVPNLNNGIWPNVSSEYGPFLRFTNTHESKLELDYHFGEGIPVPNLYPDYFNTTKANDTITKITITTTTSTTTPRPYSNYQHHAYQSSYPSYRQYPNYNTQYRSSYPNYRSQEIASDDHHEQPSEPLSTQYNYLMNSHNGNYHDMRH